In Ornithodoros turicata isolate Travis unplaced genomic scaffold, ASM3712646v1 ctg00001138.1, whole genome shotgun sequence, one DNA window encodes the following:
- the LOC135376503 gene encoding uncharacterized protein LOC135376503: MHRSPTLHRYDLRSRSEAPGGERARSEERLVSNASAPSEPKGPAEAKEAHAVPSFQATSTEVPAVPQSDAIATAELLSRMTELCSLVVQRMVAGSVSPPQAQAPLRLNLPVPTFSGYTDKKSIADFLDDLTAYQTAVSSQDTDFPESVGKVTRHLLPVRVSRTADHRQRNLLYNQHHRDWDLRLAELAFATRTTVNRSTGFTPAFLNLGREAPFPVENALGLRDGGTRPPYSRFAEDLRSRLDDAARTARENLDVARLDQARQYNRGRRNLTYSVGDLVLRRTHPLSDASRGFAASLADRWDGPFEVSACSSGLTYRLRRCDTGEETGPVHISDLKSYHLRDPDGEEPDSQPASLQDLDPDPVPGPASSRYDLRPRRRRT; encoded by the exons ATGCACCGTTCACCGACGCTACACAGGTACGACCTCCGTAGCAGATCCGAGGCCCCGGGAGGGGAGCGGGCCCGTTCGGAAGAAAGGCTGGTCTCCAACGCCTCGGCGCCATCGGAGCCGAAAGGACCAGCCGAGGCCAAGGAGGCACATGCCGTGCCTTCCTTCCAAGCTACGTCGACTGAGGtacctgcagtgccgcagtcTGACGCCATTGCaacggcagaactcctgtcacgcatgacggagttgtgctcgCTGGTGGTTCAACGCATGGttgccgggtcggtttcgccgccgcaggcacaagcgcctctacgactcaacttaccggtgcctaccttctcaggttacaccgataagaagtctattgccgatttcctggacgaccttaccgcctatcagacgg ctgtttcctctcaggacactgacttcccagagagtgtgggaaaagttactcgacaccttttgccggttcgggtttcccgcacagctgatcaccgacaacgcaacctactttacaa ccagcaccaccgtgattgggatcttcgcctggctgagctggcgttcgctacacggacgacggtcaacaggtctacaggattcaccccggcgttcctgaacttgggacgagaggccccttttccagtggagaatgctctgggcctccgggatggtggtacccggcctccttattcaaggtttgctgaggacctccggagtcgactggacgatgcagcccggacggctcgggagaacctggacgtcgcaaggttggaccaggctcgccagtacaaccgtggacgtcggaacctcacctacagcgtcggtgacctcgtccttcgacggactcacccgctaagtgatgcgtcacgaggctttgcagcttcactcgcagataggtgggatggccccttcgaggtaagtgcgtgctcctccggcctcacttacaggcttcgtcgctgcgacaccggcgaagagactgggccagttcacatctcggacttgAAGTCTTACCATCTCCGAGACCCGGACGGAGAGGAGCCAGATtcgcaacctgcctccctccaagacctggacccggatcccgttcccggacctgcgtccagtCGCTAcgacttgcgtccccgcaggcggcgcacgtag
- the LOC135376506 gene encoding uncharacterized protein LOC135376506, with amino-acid sequence MWTRLDAIGVSDPGEQAIDEPTAMVQFRDADNKDKGRYVVAIMLKSQGHLPSTNRTVVKTRLKRQLQRFLTQPGALLEYDSIIRISRREAVTTKVRVVFDASSHELGSPSLNDVLDEGVKLGAKLLQLLLQFRGSPIVLTADIRKAFLQICIRPEERNRCFMEWLRLNVARTPLLLFKRYEDHRSSLRRRLAHRGYRELSPAVLLGHTQLAEVTSALIRFFRESKLLGII; translated from the exons ATGTGGACGAGGCTCGACGCAATTGGCGTTTCAGACCCTGGGGAACAGGCCATCGACGAGCCAACGGCGATGGTGCAGTTCCGCGATGCTGACAACAAGGACAAAGGGCGTTATGTCGTGGCCATCATGCTAAAGTCTCAAGGCCACTTGCCAAGCACGAATCGGACAGTTGTCAAAACGCGGCTAAAGCGTCAGCTACAACGCTTCCTGACCCAACCCGGAGCACTTCTGGAGTACGACAGCATCATCAGGA TCTCACGTCGAGAAGCCGTCACCACGAAAGTTCGGGTCGTATTCGATGCGTCTTCTCATGAGCTGGGGAGTCCTTCGCTCAACGACGTGCTGGACGAAGGAGTGAAGCTCGGGGCAAAGTTGTTGCAACTTCTGTTGCAGTTCAGAGGCAGCCCAATAGTCCTCACCGCCGACATACGTAAAGCGTTCCTGCAGATCTGCATCAGGCCGGAAGAGCG GAATCGTTGCTTCATGGAATGGCTGCGTTTGAATGTGGCACGGACTCCACTCCTCCTATTTAAG cggtacgaagatcaccggtcgagtctccggcgccgccttgctcatcgaggctaccgagagctttcccccgcggtgctacttggccatACTCAGctcgctgaagtcacgtctgcgctgatacgattcttccgggagtctaaactcctgggcatcaTCTGA